In a genomic window of Temperatibacter marinus:
- the mgtE gene encoding magnesium transporter: MTESNFTHEDSRADELSHAEVYIELHQDKDFIDELVAHIESDSPDNVFNFLEPYNAADVADLMEVLSYKERRDLIRLLGEKLDPEVLSEIEGSAQDDLYDQLSNEQIADAVTDMEIDDAVYVIEELDEEDRSEVLSALPHDDREAIKESLSYPEDSAGRMMQKDLVALPEFWSVGQAIDLLRDQSSDLPEDFYDVFVVSPIHHPVGKVSLAKIMRARRSTKIQSIMEQDPPTVNVMADQEEVAYRFTKYHLISAAVTDENNRLVGMITVDDVVDVIEEEAEEDILALAGVGEESMGDSVFSISKDRFKWLFVNLLTAILASLVIGLYEQTIEKLVALAVLMPIVASMGGNAATQTMTVTVRALATKEISPANASRSVWKEFKVAMINGIFLSLISGGVAVLWFGNPLLGSVFAAAMIFNLMCAGLCGILIPLSIDKLGQDPAIASSVFVTTITDVIGFFAFLGLATVVLPPL, from the coding sequence ATGACAGAGTCAAATTTTACGCATGAAGACAGTCGCGCCGATGAGCTTTCTCATGCTGAAGTGTATATTGAACTTCATCAGGATAAAGACTTCATTGATGAGCTTGTCGCTCATATCGAGAGTGATAGTCCTGATAACGTCTTCAACTTCCTAGAGCCCTATAATGCAGCAGATGTTGCTGACCTTATGGAGGTTCTTTCCTATAAAGAGCGTCGAGATCTAATCCGCCTTTTGGGTGAAAAGCTTGATCCCGAAGTGCTGTCAGAAATTGAAGGATCAGCTCAGGATGATCTTTACGATCAGCTCTCCAATGAACAAATCGCAGACGCTGTCACTGACATGGAAATTGATGACGCCGTTTACGTGATTGAAGAGCTTGATGAGGAAGATCGATCAGAAGTATTGAGCGCTTTACCTCACGATGATCGTGAGGCTATTAAAGAAAGCTTAAGTTATCCTGAGGACTCTGCCGGTCGTATGATGCAAAAGGATTTGGTTGCGTTACCAGAGTTTTGGAGTGTGGGCCAGGCCATTGATCTTCTGCGGGATCAAAGCAGCGATTTACCTGAGGACTTTTATGATGTCTTTGTAGTTTCTCCCATCCATCATCCAGTAGGTAAAGTGTCTTTAGCTAAGATAATGAGGGCGCGTCGCAGTACTAAAATCCAAAGTATTATGGAGCAAGACCCGCCAACAGTGAATGTGATGGCTGATCAGGAAGAAGTGGCGTATCGCTTTACAAAATATCACCTCATATCTGCTGCCGTGACGGATGAAAATAATCGCCTTGTAGGCATGATCACTGTCGATGATGTTGTGGATGTCATCGAGGAGGAGGCCGAAGAAGACATTCTTGCTCTTGCTGGGGTCGGTGAGGAATCTATGGGAGATAGTGTTTTTTCTATCTCGAAAGACAGATTTAAATGGCTTTTTGTTAATTTGTTGACCGCTATTCTCGCATCACTGGTCATCGGTCTCTATGAGCAAACCATAGAAAAATTAGTGGCTCTTGCTGTGCTCATGCCCATTGTAGCCAGTATGGGGGGCAATGCGGCAACTCAAACAATGACAGTGACCGTCCGCGCACTTGCGACCAAAGAAATCAGTCCTGCAAATGCCAGTCGCTCCGTTTGGAAAGAGTTTAAAGTCGCCATGATTAACGGGATATTCCTATCATTGATTTCTGGGGGGGTTGCTGTTTTATGGTTTGGAAACCCTCTGCTTGGAAGTGTGTTTGCAGCGGCCATGATTTTTAACCTGATGTGTGCAGGGTTGTGTGGAATTTTAATTCCTCTCTCCATTGATAAACTTGGACAGGACCCAGCAATTGCTTCCAGTGTCTTTGTGACCACAATCACAGATGTAATTGGGTTCTTTGCTTTTCTTGGCTTAGCGACAGTCGTTCTCCCACCGCTATAG
- the neuC gene encoding UDP-N-acetylglucosamine 2-epimerase — protein sequence MTEANILEEGKKRVVFLTGTRADFGKLKSLISILQQSEDYEVHLFVTGMHMLQKYGYTCSEVEKSGFRNLFKYINQNEYDSMDAILGKTISGLSDYVKEIQPDMIIVHGDRLEALAGAAVGALSNVRVGHIEGGEISGTIDETLRHAVTKLSGYHFVANAKAKLRLMQLGEEETAVHVIGSPDMDIMRSDALPSLEEVKQRYDITFQEYGILLYHPVTTETSGRYAKAMELVSALKESGKNYIVIYPNNDLGADRILEAYKEFEGHDQFKIFPSMRFEYFLSLMKQASFMVGNSSSGVMEAPYFGVPAIDIGSRQSNRAQPKTLLKSQSDKASIMKAITQALEMPREAESLFGEGGSDQKFKAVLDSESLWHRPVQKQFVDLINSSL from the coding sequence ATGACAGAAGCTAACATCCTTGAGGAAGGTAAAAAGCGTGTCGTCTTTTTAACCGGAACACGTGCTGATTTTGGTAAGCTAAAGTCGCTTATTTCTATACTGCAGCAGAGCGAAGACTATGAAGTCCACCTTTTTGTGACGGGCATGCATATGTTACAAAAATATGGGTATACCTGTTCTGAGGTTGAAAAGTCAGGATTTAGAAATCTCTTTAAATATATCAATCAAAATGAATACGACAGTATGGATGCCATCTTAGGGAAGACCATCAGTGGCTTATCTGATTATGTTAAAGAAATTCAGCCGGATATGATCATTGTTCACGGGGATCGCTTAGAAGCCTTGGCTGGCGCGGCTGTTGGAGCCTTGTCAAATGTACGTGTCGGTCACATTGAAGGCGGTGAAATATCTGGAACTATTGATGAAACCTTGCGCCATGCTGTCACAAAATTGTCCGGATATCATTTTGTTGCTAATGCCAAAGCAAAATTAAGGTTAATGCAACTCGGCGAAGAAGAAACAGCAGTCCATGTGATTGGATCTCCGGATATGGATATTATGAGATCTGATGCGCTCCCTTCTCTTGAAGAGGTGAAGCAAAGATATGACATTACTTTTCAGGAATATGGTATCCTGCTTTATCACCCTGTAACGACAGAAACGTCAGGGCGATATGCCAAGGCCATGGAATTGGTCTCCGCCCTTAAGGAGAGTGGTAAAAATTATATTGTGATCTATCCAAATAATGACTTAGGGGCTGACCGAATTCTAGAAGCATATAAAGAATTTGAGGGTCACGATCAGTTTAAAATTTTTCCGTCAATGCGTTTTGAATATTTCTTGTCTTTGATGAAGCAAGCCTCCTTTATGGTCGGAAATAGTTCAAGTGGCGTAATGGAAGCCCCTTATTTTGGTGTGCCAGCGATCGATATAGGATCCCGGCAGTCAAATCGGGCTCAGCCAAAGACTTTACTTAAATCTCAGAGCGATAAAGCATCAATTATGAAGGCAATTACTCAAGCACTTGAGATGCCAAGAGAAGCAGAATCGCTCTTTGGAGAAGGGGGCAGTGATCAGAAGTTTAAAGCTGTTCTCGATAGTGAATCTTTATGGCATCGGCCTGTGCAAAAGCAATTTGTAGATTTAATTAACAGCAGTTTGTAA
- a CDS encoding N-acetylneuraminate synthase family protein, with the protein MAEFFIGNRKIGPAEPPLVIAEIGINHGGDLETAKQMVKAAADAGAEIIKHQTHIVEDEMSGHAKAVIPGNADISIYEIMDDCALTPENEKALKDYTESLGVIFISTPFSRAAADFLETLDVAAYKIGSGECNNYPLVKHVAGFGKPIILSTGMNDISSIRPSVEIMRDAGVPFALLHCTNIYPTPPELVRLGGVQELKEAFPDAVVGLSDHTVGNYACLGAVAVGADILERHFTDTMEREGPDIVCSMDPEAMSDLIEGASVLQKARGGQKGLVQEEIVTADFAFASVVTIKPIQAGEVLTMENIWVKRPGTGEFKADDFEGLLGQKVTANIPADHQLRAQDVQ; encoded by the coding sequence ATGGCTGAATTTTTTATAGGTAATCGTAAAATTGGTCCAGCTGAACCTCCATTGGTTATAGCGGAGATTGGCATTAATCACGGCGGTGATCTAGAGACAGCTAAACAAATGGTTAAGGCTGCTGCTGATGCAGGCGCAGAAATAATAAAGCACCAGACCCACATTGTTGAAGATGAGATGAGTGGCCACGCAAAAGCAGTGATTCCGGGCAATGCTGATATTTCTATCTATGAAATCATGGATGATTGTGCCTTAACTCCAGAAAATGAAAAAGCACTGAAAGACTATACAGAAAGCCTTGGCGTTATCTTTATTAGTACACCCTTTTCAAGAGCGGCTGCAGACTTCTTGGAAACATTAGATGTTGCAGCCTATAAAATTGGCTCAGGCGAATGTAATAATTATCCTCTTGTGAAGCATGTGGCAGGATTTGGAAAGCCAATCATTCTGTCCACTGGTATGAATGATATCAGCTCAATTCGCCCTAGCGTTGAGATTATGCGAGATGCAGGGGTGCCTTTTGCCTTGTTGCATTGTACAAATATCTATCCTACCCCTCCTGAACTCGTGCGCTTAGGAGGGGTACAAGAGTTGAAAGAAGCTTTTCCTGATGCTGTGGTTGGTTTATCTGATCACACAGTAGGAAACTATGCTTGTTTAGGAGCTGTGGCTGTCGGCGCCGACATTTTAGAGCGTCACTTTACAGATACTATGGAAAGAGAAGGCCCCGATATTGTTTGTTCCATGGATCCTGAGGCAATGTCTGATTTAATTGAAGGCGCCTCAGTGCTCCAAAAAGCACGAGGAGGACAAAAGGGTTTAGTCCAAGAAGAAATTGTGACTGCAGATTTTGCTTTTGCCTCGGTTGTAACGATTAAGCCTATTCAGGCTGGAGAAGTTCTTACAATGGAAAATATTTGGGTGAAGCGTCCAGGGACAGGTGAATTTAAAGCGGATGATTTTGAAGGGTTGCTGGGACAAAAGGTGACAGCTAACATTCCTGCCGATCATCAACTCAGAGCCCAAGACGTTCAGTAG
- a CDS encoding acylneuraminate cytidylyltransferase family protein → MSEDLKPIWAIIPARGGSKGIPKKNIVDLNGMPLIAYSILAARKSGLVDRVIVTSDDDEILEVARGYGAECYKRPAELAQDETTTADSLSHLFLYQLDLPEKVQGLLLQPTSPFRTEDHILRALQKSQAHDEAPIVSVTEPSEHPMKAFEISENGTLHGFWSDQAPYTPRQKLPKLYMPNGAIYIFDVELFMKERHFPRTGVIPYVMSVKDSLDIDTPDDLELAQILMKKRKLKDG, encoded by the coding sequence GTGAGTGAAGATCTAAAACCGATATGGGCAATCATTCCTGCAAGAGGGGGATCCAAGGGTATCCCTAAAAAGAATATTGTCGATTTAAATGGCATGCCGCTTATTGCCTATTCGATTTTGGCAGCACGCAAAAGCGGTCTCGTTGATCGCGTTATTGTCACCAGCGATGATGATGAAATTCTAGAAGTAGCGCGTGGTTACGGGGCGGAATGTTATAAACGTCCTGCAGAACTGGCTCAAGATGAGACAACCACAGCAGATAGTTTAAGTCATTTATTTCTCTATCAACTGGATCTTCCTGAGAAGGTTCAAGGACTATTGTTGCAACCTACGAGCCCCTTTCGAACAGAAGATCATATCCTGAGGGCTTTGCAAAAAAGTCAAGCCCATGATGAAGCGCCGATTGTGAGCGTCACAGAGCCATCGGAACATCCAATGAAAGCTTTTGAAATCTCGGAAAATGGTACCCTGCATGGTTTTTGGAGCGATCAGGCGCCTTACACACCTCGCCAGAAGCTCCCTAAACTTTATATGCCGAATGGCGCGATCTATATCTTTGATGTAGAGCTGTTCATGAAGGAAAGACACTTTCCAAGAACAGGGGTTATACCCTATGTAATGAGTGTGAAAGATAGTCTTGATATAGATACTCCGGATGACCTGGAACTTGCACAGATATTGATGAAGAAACGGAAACTAAAAGATGGCTGA
- a CDS encoding tetratricopeptide repeat protein, with translation MPDTSKPMTEIDLNNLSKKEMKALKKRFSKAKNALIAYEQDDYKKSLSLFMDVWDLDPTNTEYLTYIADCLVKLGIRNVAFEVIERCLQVNKPDSDLFMVLGRLAMDMQMHDMSVKLHRLGIEYAPHNVLFYNNLATSLGDLEKFDDSIAFLQEVIQMFPDSALLWNTLAIQVQYRDGYDKSMVFLREAARLDPSLSMIWSNMSIATDDVQEAIDCAKKAVELEASNIEPYIGLAHLLLDQGYLEEGWKYYSYRNSNIRKATKNQSMIYTHNLPEWKGEDLAGKTILVCAEQGIGDEILYGATVKQLIEQAEKVYVGVERRLVSLFQRAFPDATIVSYGTKKHLGFIYRGFPEIDKLMKSGEIKIDCYTPIAEPARYMWNNLETMPVYKGGYLRAAESEIEKWKERLAELPGKINVGIAWRSGNMSASRKVSYAVEEDYLPILSVEGVNFINLQYGDVSEELQRLEEKSGATIHVWDDFDIKADIETNYAIAANLDLIISPGITPGIIGATAGTRTWMFAKRMNYTRLGCDDRIPMFPNARPDVVPFYDEWNKLFQQYREELQEMVKAAS, from the coding sequence ATGCCAGATACAAGTAAGCCTATGACTGAAATTGATTTAAATAATTTGTCAAAAAAAGAGATGAAAGCTTTAAAAAAGCGGTTCTCTAAAGCTAAGAACGCCCTGATTGCTTATGAGCAGGATGATTATAAAAAGTCTCTTAGTTTATTCATGGATGTTTGGGACTTGGATCCTACAAATACAGAATATTTGACCTATATAGCGGATTGTCTTGTAAAGTTGGGAATTCGCAATGTTGCGTTCGAAGTGATAGAGCGATGTTTGCAGGTGAATAAGCCAGATTCTGATCTCTTCATGGTGCTAGGTCGTTTAGCTATGGACATGCAGATGCATGATATGTCTGTAAAATTACATCGCTTAGGCATTGAATATGCGCCGCATAATGTCTTATTTTATAATAACTTGGCTACCTCTCTTGGGGATTTGGAGAAATTTGATGACTCAATTGCCTTTTTGCAAGAAGTGATTCAAATGTTTCCAGACTCTGCGTTACTTTGGAATACGTTAGCTATTCAGGTCCAATATAGAGATGGCTACGATAAATCTATGGTTTTCTTAAGAGAGGCTGCACGGCTCGATCCTTCTCTCAGCATGATTTGGAGCAATATGTCAATCGCCACTGATGATGTTCAAGAGGCCATAGACTGTGCCAAAAAAGCTGTAGAATTAGAAGCTTCTAATATTGAACCTTATATCGGTTTGGCGCATCTGCTTTTGGACCAAGGATATCTAGAAGAAGGATGGAAATATTATTCATACCGGAATTCAAATATCCGAAAGGCCACTAAAAATCAATCGATGATCTATACGCATAACCTTCCTGAGTGGAAGGGTGAGGATTTAGCCGGAAAAACAATTCTTGTTTGCGCAGAACAAGGGATTGGTGATGAGATTTTATACGGTGCGACAGTAAAGCAATTGATTGAACAGGCAGAGAAAGTCTATGTAGGGGTGGAACGCAGGCTTGTTAGCCTTTTCCAGAGAGCTTTTCCTGACGCGACCATCGTCAGCTATGGAACGAAAAAACATTTAGGATTTATTTATAGGGGTTTTCCTGAAATTGATAAACTGATGAAATCTGGAGAAATCAAGATTGATTGTTATACACCCATAGCGGAACCTGCTCGGTATATGTGGAATAATTTAGAGACGATGCCTGTTTATAAAGGCGGCTACTTACGCGCAGCAGAATCTGAAATTGAAAAATGGAAGGAACGACTTGCTGAATTGCCTGGCAAAATCAATGTTGGAATTGCATGGCGTTCTGGGAATATGTCAGCCTCCCGTAAAGTCAGTTATGCTGTTGAGGAAGATTACTTACCTATATTAAGCGTTGAGGGGGTTAATTTCATCAACCTTCAATACGGTGATGTCTCTGAAGAACTGCAAAGATTAGAAGAAAAATCAGGTGCCACCATTCATGTTTGGGACGATTTCGATATTAAAGCCGATATTGAAACGAATTATGCCATTGCGGCTAATTTAGATCTGATCATTTCCCCCGGCATTACGCCCGGTATAATAGGAGCGACAGCAGGTACACGGACTTGGATGTTTGCAAAACGGATGAATTATACGCGCCTTGGCTGCGATGATAGAATACCCATGTTTCCGAACGCCCGACCAGACGTTGTTCCCTTTTATGATGAGTGGAATAAATTATTCCAACAATATAGGGAGGAACTTCAAGAGATGGTGAAAGCAGCTTCCTAG